The following are encoded in a window of Kaistia algarum genomic DNA:
- a CDS encoding efflux RND transporter periplasmic adaptor subunit encodes MKRTIVATIFLVIVGAFCGLLIFMNLFFDKATAQFFANMKQPVVTVSAEELKPTTWQPGIQAVGTVAASQGVDIAVEAGGIVKQILFKANDRVKEGQILVQIDDAVDRAGLLSAKTSVAVGQEALDRAQALLDKKVGTIASLQDAQNNLDKAKGTLQQIEATLDQKAIKAPFGGTIGIPKIDVGQYVQPGTLIATLQDLETMKVNFTVPEQQLAALKIGQSAQFGLSETNLNFTGTISGIDPKIDPSSRLVTVQALVSNSDGTLRPGQFIHVRVQLPEETNVLAVPQTAVTISLYGTYVYLVEKAPPPAPAKEGEKPVEAAAPAPGAAAEPAGPALIAKQVFVTTGRRSDTSIEIVKGVEAGAMVVTSGQNKLSPGSPIALDPAGNPPAGAVEKAGAVKP; translated from the coding sequence ATGAAGCGGACCATCGTCGCCACAATCTTTCTTGTGATCGTGGGAGCGTTCTGCGGCCTGCTGATCTTCATGAACCTGTTTTTCGACAAGGCCACGGCGCAGTTTTTCGCCAACATGAAGCAGCCTGTCGTCACCGTCTCCGCCGAAGAGCTGAAGCCGACGACCTGGCAGCCGGGCATCCAGGCTGTCGGAACCGTTGCCGCCTCGCAGGGCGTGGACATCGCGGTCGAGGCCGGCGGTATCGTGAAGCAGATCCTTTTCAAGGCGAATGATCGCGTCAAGGAAGGTCAGATCCTGGTCCAGATCGACGACGCCGTCGACCGCGCCGGTCTGCTTTCCGCCAAGACCTCGGTCGCCGTCGGACAGGAGGCGCTCGACCGCGCGCAGGCCCTGCTCGACAAGAAGGTCGGTACGATCGCCTCGCTGCAGGACGCGCAGAACAATCTCGACAAGGCCAAGGGCACGCTGCAGCAGATCGAGGCGACGCTCGACCAGAAGGCGATCAAGGCGCCCTTCGGTGGTACGATCGGTATTCCGAAGATCGATGTCGGCCAGTATGTACAGCCTGGCACGCTGATCGCGACGCTTCAGGATCTCGAAACGATGAAGGTGAACTTCACCGTTCCCGAGCAGCAGCTTGCCGCGCTCAAGATCGGCCAGTCGGCGCAGTTCGGCCTTAGCGAGACCAATCTGAACTTCACCGGAACCATTTCCGGCATCGATCCGAAGATCGATCCGAGTTCGCGCCTTGTCACGGTCCAGGCGCTTGTCAGCAATTCGGACGGGACGCTTCGGCCGGGCCAGTTCATCCATGTCCGCGTCCAGCTGCCGGAAGAGACCAACGTCCTCGCCGTGCCGCAGACCGCCGTGACGATCAGCCTCTATGGCACCTATGTCTACCTGGTAGAGAAAGCACCGCCGCCGGCCCCGGCCAAGGAGGGCGAGAAGCCCGTAGAAGCTGCCGCCCCGGCGCCGGGCGCCGCGGCTGAGCCGGCTGGGCCGGCCCTGATTGCCAAGCAGGTCTTCGTCACGACGGGCCGCCGCTCCGACACGTCCATTGAAATCGTGAAGGGTGTTGAGGCCGGCGCGATGGTGGTCACGTCGGGCCAGAACAAGCTTTCTCCCGGGAGCCCGATCGCGCTCGATCCAGCCGGCAATCCGCCGGCGGGTGCTGTCGAAAAGGCGGGTGCGGTCAAGCCATGA
- a CDS encoding TetR/AcrR family transcriptional regulator, which produces MAVAHDVGPAHLSLDAVAERAGVSKGGLLYHFPTKQTLLEAIVESHLAAIETAVGITSDEAPDDGNAIALGLLRSYCDSSPAKAGGARGFLAAIAETPSLLDPIRKHNIRVVNCLRKAPSSDIALISFLVVEGMRSLDLFDSNPLSRSECESILTRLHDRLDADEVGPATPSLPETA; this is translated from the coding sequence GTGGCTGTCGCCCATGATGTCGGTCCGGCGCATCTGTCTCTCGACGCCGTCGCCGAGCGCGCCGGTGTGTCGAAGGGCGGGCTCCTGTATCACTTCCCAACCAAGCAGACCTTGCTGGAAGCGATCGTCGAAAGCCATCTCGCCGCCATAGAGACGGCCGTCGGCATCACTTCCGACGAGGCGCCGGATGACGGCAACGCCATCGCCCTGGGGCTGCTGCGTTCCTATTGCGATTCTTCGCCCGCCAAGGCCGGCGGCGCGCGGGGCTTTCTCGCAGCGATCGCCGAGACGCCGAGCCTCCTTGACCCGATCCGCAAGCACAACATCCGAGTGGTGAATTGCCTGCGCAAGGCACCGTCCTCCGATATTGCGCTCATTTCCTTTCTGGTGGTCGAAGGCATGCGCAGCCTGGACCTCTTCGATTCCAATCCGCTCAGCCGATCCGAGTGCGAGTCGATCCTGACGCGGCTGCATGACCGGCTCGATGCTGATGAGGTTGGCCCTGCCACCCCGTCCCTCCCGGAGACCGCTTGA
- a CDS encoding GyrI-like domain-containing protein, whose product MLTLPKIVERQAEPFIALRTHVAMDEIDKRAPDLIKALYDGLALRSIERAGPLFFKYNVIDMERELEIDIGVTLSSSTDIAGFITGMLPAGRYASLTYFGPFDDLYEVTAIMVGWARQRGLRFDVRETPLGDAFSSRLEIYKTDPALEPDNSKWETELAFRLEDPSSP is encoded by the coding sequence ATGCTCACGCTGCCGAAGATCGTCGAGCGCCAGGCCGAGCCTTTCATCGCGCTGCGAACGCACGTCGCCATGGACGAGATCGACAAGCGCGCACCGGACCTGATCAAGGCGCTCTATGACGGCCTTGCCTTGCGCTCGATCGAGCGGGCGGGACCGCTCTTCTTCAAATACAACGTCATCGACATGGAGCGCGAACTGGAGATCGACATCGGCGTTACGCTGTCCTCGTCGACAGATATTGCCGGCTTCATCACCGGCATGCTGCCAGCCGGCCGCTATGCGAGCCTTACCTATTTCGGCCCCTTTGACGATCTCTACGAGGTCACGGCGATCATGGTCGGCTGGGCCAGGCAGCGGGGCCTTCGCTTCGATGTCCGCGAAACGCCTCTGGGCGATGCGTTCAGTTCCCGCCTGGAGATTTACAAGACCGACCCGGCGCTTGAGCCTGACAACTCGAAATGGGAAACCGAACTCGCCTTCCGCCTCGAAGACCCGTCTTCGCCATAG
- a CDS encoding DMT family transporter: protein MPSPPSSAADAAHRLRGISIYCCTMLAFAGLDASAKYAGRYVPALEVAWVRFLVHVALALLILRPWHDWGPYRTKRPLLQILRSLFLVGSTIFNFLALQSLQLDQTVSIAFSCPFLIAALAGPLLGEWAGPQRWIAIGIGFLGVLVIAMPGFGDAKPALLLSFGSAISYAFYIILTRMLSPTESSASMLLLSAVVPAIALAPVAVPVSVLPPTLIVVLCLFLTGFCGLFGHWCVILAHKLAPAPVLAPFMYTQIIWMILLGYLVFGDVPAPRTLAGTGIIVASGLYLLYRESRNSHGRLTSTLDDA from the coding sequence ATGCCTTCCCCGCCGTCATCGGCAGCCGATGCCGCGCATCGATTGCGCGGCATATCCATCTATTGCTGCACCATGCTGGCCTTCGCCGGTCTCGACGCATCGGCGAAATATGCCGGCCGCTATGTGCCGGCACTGGAAGTCGCCTGGGTGCGCTTTCTCGTGCATGTCGCGCTGGCCCTGCTGATCCTGCGGCCATGGCACGACTGGGGTCCTTACCGGACGAAGCGGCCCTTGCTGCAGATCCTGCGCAGCCTCTTCCTCGTCGGGTCGACCATCTTTAATTTCCTGGCCCTGCAGAGCCTTCAGCTCGATCAGACCGTATCGATCGCCTTCTCCTGCCCGTTCCTGATCGCGGCCCTTGCCGGCCCCCTGCTCGGCGAGTGGGCAGGGCCGCAGCGCTGGATTGCGATCGGCATCGGATTCCTCGGCGTGCTGGTGATCGCCATGCCGGGTTTCGGCGATGCGAAGCCGGCGCTGCTGCTGTCCTTCGGCTCGGCGATTTCCTACGCGTTCTACATCATCCTGACCCGCATGCTCTCGCCGACGGAGAGCAGCGCCAGCATGCTGCTGCTCTCCGCGGTGGTGCCGGCCATCGCGCTCGCACCCGTCGCAGTGCCTGTCAGCGTCTTGCCACCTACCCTCATCGTCGTCCTCTGCCTGTTCCTGACCGGCTTCTGCGGCCTGTTCGGACATTGGTGCGTGATCCTCGCCCACAAGCTGGCGCCGGCGCCGGTGCTCGCCCCGTTCATGTACACGCAGATCATCTGGATGATCCTGCTCGGCTATCTCGTCTTCGGTGACGTGCCGGCGCCGCGCACGCTGGCCGGCACCGGCATCATCGTGGCGAGCGGACTCTATCTGCTCTATCGCGAAAGCCGGAATTCGCACGGACGGCTAACCAGCACGCTCGACGATGCATGA
- a CDS encoding MarR family winged helix-turn-helix transcriptional regulator: MAFNHRKTVTFRLAQTARAARGRSGGHLIRIGLHPGQESVLKALGEQDGLSMSQLAQTLSVQPPTVTKMVSRLAAQGYVERRASKGDGRQAHVFLTEQGRGTIADVDRGWKRLEKEALAGIDEKDVKRLRKLLRQIERNLTASSEQPDEAAEDEPEAEDVQIVAEPVA; encoded by the coding sequence ATGGCTTTCAATCACCGCAAGACAGTCACCTTTCGCCTCGCCCAGACCGCCCGGGCGGCACGCGGCCGTTCCGGCGGCCACCTGATCCGCATCGGCCTGCATCCCGGCCAGGAGAGCGTCCTCAAGGCGCTCGGCGAGCAGGATGGGCTGTCGATGAGCCAACTGGCCCAGACGCTTTCGGTCCAGCCGCCGACCGTCACCAAGATGGTGAGCCGGCTCGCGGCGCAAGGCTATGTCGAGCGCCGCGCCTCCAAGGGCGACGGGCGTCAGGCGCATGTCTTCCTCACCGAACAGGGTCGCGGCACGATTGCCGATGTCGATCGCGGCTGGAAACGGCTCGAGAAGGAAGCTCTCGCCGGCATCGACGAGAAGGACGTCAAGCGGCTGCGCAAGCTGCTGCGCCAGATCGAACGCAACCTGACGGCGTCGAGCGAGCAGCCCGATGAAGCCGCAGAGGACGAGCCCGAAGCCGAGGACGTCCAGATTGTCGCGGAGCCCGTGGCTTGA